The genomic window TCCATTCCCATTTTTTGCCatgaaccacaaagaaaataatggGATCTGTATGACACCCTGGGATAGGTAGACGGTAAAGGCAATTCACCTGGGGGATTAGGTCACAACATGTCCTGCTTAATGACCCCAAGGGGACTCTAACCTTGGCATATCTGGACCCTGTAGAAAACTAACTAGAAAGTTCTGCCAGAGGCAAGCTGTTTCCTCCTTAGTACCTGATAAGAGGACAGTAGTGCCCCTTCCCCTGGGCACAGATGATTGGACTATTGACCAAAACAGAGctaattatattttctctccAAGGAATATGAATGTGGATATAGAGACCCTTGTTAGTTGGCATAGGGCTCTTGAGCTGAGAGACCACATAAATGCAGGACTAATTGGCCATGTGCCttgcaagaaagagaaaactggtCTGCAGAGAAATGATAAATCAAATGAGAACCATACAATACATGACCCAAGACATGGAGAATTTCTCTTTCGTTTTCTGGAAAAATTTAAATCTACAGAAAAGTaaagaagataataaaatgaATCCTTAGGTATTCATGTCCCAGATCCAACAATGAGCCATTCATGACCAATCTTGTTCACCTATAACTCCAAGgattatttctccctctcctgaattattttgaaacaaatcccagATATTCATAGCATATCAtccttaaatatttctgtatttaccTCTTAACATAATTAGTACtcttgtaaaatataaataaattaccaTTTTCATACCTAAAACTCACACTAATTCCTTAAAATCATCAATTATCCAGCATTTCCTATTTCCCCAAATGTCTTATAAATGCTGTAATTATttcaatttgtttatttgagtcaaAATCCAAATAAGACTATACATTATGATTAGTGTATTCTTTCTGCAgttccctttcccctctcctattccccgtctgtccccctcccccaactccttaatttcctcttaatttgctagagcagcttcCAGAACTCAGAGacacattttacttactagaccactggtttattataaaaagatataattcaAGAATagtcagatggaagagatgcatagggcaaggtattgGTGagggtgcagagcttccatgccctctccactCTCCCCTATGTTCACTGTTCACCAACCCGGAGGTTCTCTGAACCCTGACCTTTTTGGTCTCTTTGGAAGATTCACTACATAGGCACAATTGActaaatcattggccattagtGGTTGTTTTGATCTCCAGTTCCTTTCCCTGCCCTGGAAACTAGGGATGGGGATGGAAGTGGTGGGAATGAAAGTTCCAAAATTCTATTCAAGGTTGGTCCCCCTGGCAAACAGCTTCCATTCTTATTTATGTtctaaaagtcacctcattaacataaaccctGGTATGGTTGAGATGGGCTTGTCATGAATAATAAGACACCATTTCACCTTTATAGCTCTGAAGTGTTTCTCAGGAACTGAGGACAAGAGACCAGACATTATAACAGAGGTGCTCCCATTGCTCTTgttcaggaaattccaagggctttGGGAGCAGATTCCTGAACCAGGAATCTttgacaaagaccaaatatacgtgagaaatatattttggtcatctgaatgaacaaatatatacCTCTTATCTGTTACAATATCACATTACTACAATCTACTGATTACAGTTCTATAGTGTGTATccctgtatttcctataaattgaTGATTAGGTCTAGATATTTGAGAGGTTTTAGTAAGTTCTAGTGTGGTTATGAGCTCATGGCACCTGAGATCTTCTAATAAGACCCGAGTATCTTTAATGGCTTCCTTGCTTTATAGTATGTCAAGATATAGGCTCAACATTTGCAGTTCCTTTCCAGATATGGAAATAATCATTTTCTCCAAGGAGGTCTTGTTTCCTTTAGTGGGGACTGGTATTTAGAAACCacaatctgggggcgcctgggtggctcagtcgttaagcgtctgccttcagctcaggtcatgatcccagggtcctgggattgagccccgccgcatcgggctccctgctcagcagggagcctgcttctccctctcccactccgcctgcttgtgttccctctctcactgtctctctctgtcaaataaataaataaaatctttaaaaaaagaaaaaaaccacaatcTGGGTGCCAAGGGTGCTAATGAGTTTATCATAGTTTCTAGGCCTTTCAGTGGAAAGaggaaatatatgtaaaaataaaatatttataaatatataaaattcatacCTACAATTTCTACAGAATTTTTACTTAACCTACTGATTAAGGTTATTTCTTCCCATGCACAATCTCATTGCAGAAAAGTATGGAGAGGGCTTAAAGTTGTTAGAGGCAGTTAGTGAGGTTCTGACAGGATGCCTGGAAGCtagcaaagaggaagtcacagCTAAAGTCAGGGGTCTATCCTGGCAGcactccaaaacaaaaacacaggaaaccAGATTAACCCAGACAGGCCCAAGATGGCTAACAAAGTCTCCTCCCTAAGGGTGCCATGACAGAAAATCCCTGACCAACTAAGGAAGAAAAGGCACATGACCCACATTCCTGGAGGAGACCACctgttttgaagaaaatttccaCCTTAGAGTAATGAATATTCCACCCCTTTGTTAACCACTGTCTATTAAAGATAGAAATCCAAACCCCGGTGGGTGCAGCACTCCCTTGAGCTCACCCGCTCTCACGTCTAGAGAGTGAGTAATAATAGTTAATAAACTCTCCGGTTTGTGCTGCTCATCTCCTGTGTTGtgtctgtccttgaattctttctcataAGACTAAGCCCCCAGCAATATCTTTTGGATGGGCTGTGTCAAGGCCGTGGAACCCAAGGTAACCCCAGTCCACCCAGCAACAAAGATATACCAACATAATAAGATGTTAAGAGCTAATGTGGGCACAGCTCCTGTAAAGAGCAGAAGTGAGTCAGGTTGTCACTGTGATATGTGTCCCAATGCCTGTGTACCTGGCAGTATTGGGGCAAATCATAACAGCTGAGGCAATGGTGTGGGCCCTCCCACTTGTTCCTGAGCTTTCCACAGGAGACCCAAGCCCATGAGTGGAGTACTGAGGGGTGACAGGCTGTGGAAGAGTTGCAGGAGAAACccaaggtggggagagagagacagagactccAAACCAGACCCTCAAGGCATCTCAAAGCTCAGAGATGACTTTCCAAAACAGGGGCAGTCACCCACCCCTGTTCACCATGGATGGCCTCCAACCGAGAAAGGTACATGGTGCAGACAAGTAAGATGGCAGATTATCTTTGAATAGGGCCAAAAGTCCTGAGTTCTGCGAGCTTGTTCTGCTCAAGATAGATGTTTCCAGTAATTAAGAGCCACTTAGAAAAGAGAGGTTTGTTACATATCTGAAAGGCTGGAACCATAGCCAGAAGCTATGTATCTGGTCAATGGTCCCCTAGGTTTTAAAGCCATGCATCCTTACAGTTTATACCATCTGGTTagttatttataaaatgcataAATGTTCTACTGTACcaatatgttatatacattataaattgtttacaaaataaaaatttaaaaagatgggataaaagtaaaaatataaaaagaagagctaccatggagaaagaagaaaacaagggtaGGTCACAAATtcgtttattaatttattcagcaaCTCTTCATTGAGTGCAACCAGGTCCAGTTTTTATACTTAGGATACATTTATAAACAATGTAGAAAAAAGTCCTTGCCTCTATGAAACTTGCATTCTAGCAGATGGAAACAGACAAGAAACAATTACTAATGCACATAAGAAAATAACAGAGGATGTTAGAAACTGCACAGAATCAGGACTGAGGCATACAGGAGGACTGAACCCATGCACCTAATTTTTCTCCCTCCTGAAACACACAAAAACtacagcttttttgttttgtttcatttgcttttaagTGACAAACCACAAGGTTAAGAAGAAGGAGGGCATCAGAGTGATAATGTTTTGAAGGCTGGGAAGTAGATGGACTAGTGGTCGTTTCTAAGGCAGATCTGACAGAGCCAAATCCTGAGCCACAAATGGGGAGAGTGCTGTGCTATAACCAGATCTCCAGCACTGAGCAGCCACTGTGCCAGGTCCTTCTAGGTCCAGGGGTGAAGGGGTGCTGCTAAAACAAGGGGGATTAGGCAAAAAATGTATAAGAAACAGAGTCCCCCACACCCCCTCGCTCAACCCATGACATTGGCCACCTGTCTCTTAGCCATCCCAACAAAAAGTTTATTCTCTGGAAaggataaaacaaatgagcataagAAAGACTTCAAACAACAGGACATCACTTCTGCAATCAACtggcttttttcaagcccacagCTGCTATGCCTGTGGAACTCTCATGGCAAGAGCTAGAACCAGATTCATTTATGAATCTCCCAATGCCTTATAAAGGCCTGGTCTATGGTAGGAGCTCACAATCTATATGGTGGGACACAGACAAGAAGGAACTTTCCAGGTCACTTGCCTCTTTCCAACCCCAACATCCTGAATTTGGAAATGCCAGGGATACTGAGCTATAAGGATTTGTCCTGTGCAGTGAGTTGCACACTCTCCTAGACCTATCATGGACTCTACTGAGAGTTCTCATTGACTTGGGGTTTATGTTAATTCTGGCAGGACCAGAATGACCCTTCCTCCTAATCTTTCCAGTAGCTCAACAGGATGGGTataaagggaggggagggggaacaAAGTATTACTGGAAGGACTCCAAAATAATTGGATCTTGGGGACATAATCCCAGATGTCTAAATTTTCTAAACTTCGTCACTTCCCTTTCAAAACTTCAAATCACTTCAGGGACTAGGATAATCCCAATAGCTGGGTGGAATTTAACTGGCTTCATACACAATGCATGGTCCTTTGTGGATTTTACCCAAACATAGAACAAAGACCAGAAAACTCAGCTCTCATCCATTTTAGGGGCTAATTCCTCTGGCTGCTACTTACAGATCAGATTGACTAATTTCAGCCTCTGGACTATTCCCGGACCTCAGACAAGTGGTTTTCTTCATTGCTCTATTTACAGAAAAGGTAAGACAGAACTTGTAAAAGAATATGTAAATTCTGTGGGCCCAGCCCAGTTCCTTGTTCCATTCCTTGTGACTAGTGGCATGGGGTGAactggaaggaaagagagaaggacttCTCAGTGGTAGGACAGAAAGTCCAAGAATGAGAAATTCATGAGATCATCTAGTCCCTGGatagaatatttctaaatataatccATTCCAAAATGAGTATTAGGGAAACAGagcccagagaggaaaagggactTGATAACCCCATACATTGAATGATTGGTGAAAATCAGTTCTTTTGGTAAGTGCTCCAAGGAGTTTGGAAggtgagtgaaggaatgaattaatgaatatccCAAGGGTCTATGGACAGTAGGAGAGAACTCTAAAAGAGGAGGGAAGTCATATGCAAAATTACTTGGAGAGGGGAATGATCAGGAACTGAGAATGAAGATCAGTTATTTCCACCAGTCTTATGtccccaaagaaaaaaattcaggggctcctgggtggctcagtcattaagcgtctgcctttggctcaggtcatgatcccagggtcctgggatcgagccccgcatcaggctccctgctcgataggcagcctgcttctccctctccaccacttgtgctctcttacacccacacccacacacacactctctctctctcaaataaatgaataaaatctttaaaaaaaaaaagaaaaaatattcatacaaATGGAGTATAACAATTCTCACAAAATTGATTAAAATGAATCAGCCACGCATGATATAAGCTGAGGTAAATGTGTGATGTTAATCTTAAATGTGATTAGgaaaagtaaatacaattttGTGAAATGTCAAATGCCTCTATGGTTGGCCAAATATCGCAAAGTAGATTTTGACCAATTTCTCTGCATCTAATTAGAGCAATGTAAAGAGCCCCCCAGATTGCCAGGGCTGTTCTCCAGCTGCTTAGCAAAGAAAGTATCCTCAATGGCTTTCTGGCCACTTTAGGTATCAGAGCATCGTGAAATTGACTTTCTGAGTTCCTGCAGGTGACAGGGGAGATATACCATGGACAGGTCCAATTGGACTTCTCCTGTGGTGGGGTTCATCCTCCTGGGACTCTCAGCCCACCCAAGGCTGGAGAAAATGTTCTTTGTGCTCATCCTCCTGATGTACCTGGTGATCCTGCTGGGCAACGGGCTCCTCATCGTGGTGACCCTCCTTGACTCCCGCCTGCACAcgcccatgtacttcttcctgggGAACCTCTCCTTCCTGGACATCTGCTACACAACCTCCTCAGTCCCCCTCATTCTCGACAGCTTCCTAACCCCAAAGAAAACCATACCTTTCTCTGCCTGTGCCATGCAGATGTTTCTCTCCTTTGCTATGGGAGCCACAGAGTGTGTGCTTCTGGGCATGATGGCATTTGAtcgctatgtggccatctgtaaCCCCCTTAGGTACCCTATGGTCATGAACAAGGCTGCCTATGTGCCCATGGCTCTCACCTCCTGGGCAGCTGGAAGCATGACTGCCATGGTGCAAACATCCTTAGCAATGCGACTGCCCTTCTGTGGGGACAATGTCATCAACCACTTCACCTGTGAGATCCTCGCTGTCCTGAAGTTGGCCTGTGCTGACATCTCCATCAATGTGATCAGTATGGCAGTGGCCAATGTCATCTTCCTGGGCGTTccagttctgttcatttttgtctCCTATGTGTTCATCATTGCTACCATCCTGAAGATCCCCTCAGCTGAGGGGAGGAAAAAGGCCTTCTCCACTTGCTCTGCCCACTTCACAGTCGTGGTCATCTTCTATGGAACAATCCTCTTCATGTATGGGAAGCCGAAATCCAAGGACCCCCTGGGAGCAGACAAGCAGGATGTTTCAGACAAGCTCACCTCCCTCTTCTATGGGGTTGTGACCCCCATGCTCAACCCCATCATCTATAGCCTCAGGAACAAGGATGTGAAGGCTGCTGTGAAGAACCTGGCATTTCACAAACACTTTGCCCAGTGATGGTGAA from Zalophus californianus isolate mZalCal1 chromosome 13, mZalCal1.pri.v2, whole genome shotgun sequence includes these protein-coding regions:
- the LOC113934663 gene encoding olfactory receptor 13C7-like yields the protein MDRSNWTSPVVGFILLGLSAHPRLEKMFFVLILLMYLVILLGNGLLIVVTLLDSRLHTPMYFFLGNLSFLDICYTTSSVPLILDSFLTPKKTIPFSACAMQMFLSFAMGATECVLLGMMAFDRYVAICNPLRYPMVMNKAAYVPMALTSWAAGSMTAMVQTSLAMRLPFCGDNVINHFTCEILAVLKLACADISINVISMAVANVIFLGVPVLFIFVSYVFIIATILKIPSAEGRKKAFSTCSAHFTVVVIFYGTILFMYGKPKSKDPLGADKQDVSDKLTSLFYGVVTPMLNPIIYSLRNKDVKAAVKNLAFHKHFAQ